A part of Salmo trutta chromosome 15, fSalTru1.1, whole genome shotgun sequence genomic DNA contains:
- the LOC115148985 gene encoding zinc finger protein 711, translated as MDHGGGVLNFQMQNSKMQHTMIMQDFVAGMGGMAHIDGDHIVVSVPEAVLVSDVVTDEEGITFEHDLGSEVVEGPDIFCSDDPDGMIMTESVLGAEVAIDEVLDSDHHQHVLTAELIEESDNVPDRVFEMVTEEIMVSNCNSETYVEEMEDSAVTIEEQDDEDGGNVSEDYLVISLDDVEEKLDMEDTPLKMGSEVMPEEDGSKDGDYDSECIKVYIFKAEADDDVDIGGTEIVAESDFHNGHAVLETGGIGKVSREKMVYMAVKDPSQEDSEINCAEMANEVYMEVIVGEEDAPAIQDSLEDSSHNKNVGTIAWAAAYGNSLDSRLENKNNTGTQYLKISDSLSTSRALKQNIKKKKKGETRQCQTAVIIGPDGQPLTVYPCHICGKKFRSRGFLKIHMKNHPDHMFKKKYQCTDCDFTTNKKVNFHNHLEGHKLIVKSDRVPEFTEFTRRYCVESPVSSNKLILRDQEPKLHHCKYCDYETAEQGLLNRHLLAVHSKSFAHVCVECAKGFRHPSELKKHMRTHTGEKPYHCQHCEFRCADQSNLKTHIKSKHGAELPFKCGHCPQAFPDERELQRHMEIFQGHKTHQCPHCEHKSTNSSDLKRHIISVHTKDFPHKCDVCEKGFHRPSELKKHAETHKGARLHQCRHCDFKTPDPFILSRHILSVHTKDLPFKCKRCRRGFRHQLELKKHMKTHSGRKVYQCQYCEYSSSDASGFKRHVISIHTKDYPHCCDYCTKGFRRPSEKSQHIARHHKDVLM; from the exons ATGGACCATGGTGGAGGGGTCCTGAACTTTCAGATGCAGAACTCAAAGATGCAACACACAATGATAATGCAGGATTTTG TGGCAGGTATGGGTGGCATGGCTCACATCGACGGTGACCACATTGTGGTGTCTGTGCCAGAGGCGGTGCTGGTGTCAGATGTGGTGACTGATGAGGAGGGCATCACATTTGAGCATGACCTGGGCTCCGAGGTTGTAGAGGGGCCAGACATCTTCTGCAGTGACGACCCTGACGGCATGATCATGACTGAGTCAGtcctgggggccgaggtggccaTCGATGAGGTGCTGGACTCAGACCACCATCAACATGTGCTGACAGCAGAGCTCATAGAGGAATCTGACAATGTTCCTGACCGGGTGTTTGAGATGGTCACGGAGGAGATCATGGTCTCTAACTGCAACTCAGAAACATATGTGGAGGAGATGGAAGACTCTGCAGTCACCATCGAGGAGCAGGACGATGAGGATGGGGGGAATGTCTCTGAGGACTACCTGGTGATCTCCT TGGATGATGTTGAGGAGAAGTTGGACATGGAGGACACACCCCTGAAGATGGGTTCTGAGGTGATGCCTGAGGAGGATGGCTCCAAAGATGGCGACTATGACTCTGAGTGCATCAAAGTCTACATCTTCAAGGCAGAGGCTGATGATGATGTTGACATAG GTGGCACAGAGATTGTAGCTGAGAGTGACTTCCACAACGGTCACGCAGTGCTGGAGACTGGGGGCATTGGCAAGGTGTCTCGAGAGAAGATGGTCTACATGGCAGTGAAAGACCCTTCCCAGGAGGATTCAGAGATCA ACTGTGCTGAGATGGCAAATGAGGTGTATATGGAGGTGATAGTGGGAGAGGAGGATGCCCCTGCCATTCAGGACTCACTGGAAGACTCCAGCCACAATAAGAACGTTGGCACCATAGCCTGGGCTGCAGCTTATG GTAACAGTCTGGACTCCAGGCTGGAGAACAAGAACAACACAGGTACACAATACCTGAAGATCAGCGACAGCCTGAGTACAAGTAGAGCTCTCAAACAGAATATCAAGAAAAAGAAGAAGGGAGAGACACGTCAGTGTCAGACAG CCGTGATCATTGGTCCAGATGGCCAACCTCTGACTGTGTACCCCTGTCACATCTGCGGGAAAAAGTTCAGATCACGAGGCTTCCTGAAGATCCACATGAAGAACCACCCGGACCACATGTTCAAGAAGAAGTACCAGTGCACAGACTGTGACTTTACCACCAACAAGAAGGTCAACTTCCACAACCACCTGGAGGGCCACAAGCTCATAGTGAAGAGTGACAGGGTACCAGAGTTCACTGAGTTCACGCGGCGTTACTGTGTGGAGAGCCCCGTCAGCTCCAACAAGCTTATCCTGCGTGACCAGGAACCCAAGCTGCACCACTGTAAGTACTGTGACTATGAGACAGCCGAGCAGGGTCTGCTCAACCGCCACCTGCTGGCCGTGCACAGCAAGAGCTTTGCCCACGTATGTGTGGAGTGTGCAAAGGGTTTCCGCCACCCCTCAGAGCTCAAGAAGCACATGAGGACCCACACAGgtgagaagccttaccactgccaGCATTGTGAGTTCCGCTGTGCCGACCAGTCCAACCTGAAGACCCACATAAAGAGTAAGCACGGCGCTGAGCTGCCCTTCAAGTGTGGACACTGCCCCCAGGCCTTCCCTGACGAGCGGGAGCTGCAGAGGCACATGGAGATCTTCCAGGGCCACAAGACACACCAGTGTCCGCACTGCGAGCACAAGAGCACCAACTCCAGTGACCTGAAGCGCCACATTATCTCTGTGCACACCAAAGACTTCCCTCACAAGTGTGATGTGTGTGAGAAGGGATTCCACCGGCCCTCGGAGCTCAAAAAACATGCAGAGACTCACAAAGGTGCCAGGCTGCACCAGTGCCGCCACTGTGACTTCAAGACGCCGGACCCGTTCATACTCAGCCGCCACATCCTGTCCGTCCACACCAAAGACTTGCCATTCAAGTGCAAGCGCTGTCGACGGGGCTTCAGGCATCAGCTGGAACTGAAGAAGCACATGAAGACCCACAGTGGACGGAAAGTGTACCAGTGCCAGTACTGTGAGTACAGCTCCTCTGACGCTTCCGGTTTCAAACGGCACGTCATATCCATCCACACCAAGGACTATCCCCACTGTTGTGACTACTGCACTAAAGGCTTCCGTAGGCCCTCTGAAAAGAGCCAGCACATTGCGCGGCATCACAAGGATGTTTTAATGTAG